From the Streptomyces nigrescens genome, one window contains:
- a CDS encoding maleylpyruvate isomerase family mycothiol-dependent enzyme — MTVHPSLQSSIDAWTHSIEAITELVTPLVEGEWNRATDLPGWSVRDVVSHVIGLECEMLGDPRPIHTLPRDLYHVRSESARRMEVQVDVRRHHTAPEMLGELEYTVIRRSRQLRNESRQPDAVVRSPLGEDRSLEFVLQQRAFDVWAHEQDLRRALGKPGNLDSPGAQVTRDLLVTVLPGIVAKRAQAPADSAVVFDVSGPLEFLRTVRIDAEGNATIDGSVSLGPTVTLALDWDTFHRLACGRVRPAAVTEQIKIDGDAGLAAAILDHFAVTP; from the coding sequence GTGACCGTCCATCCCAGCCTTCAGTCCTCCATCGATGCCTGGACTCACTCCATAGAAGCGATAACCGAGCTGGTTACTCCGCTCGTCGAAGGCGAGTGGAACAGGGCGACGGACCTCCCAGGATGGTCCGTGCGCGATGTGGTCTCCCATGTCATCGGCCTGGAATGCGAAATGCTGGGCGACCCGCGGCCGATCCACACCCTGCCGCGCGATCTCTACCACGTCCGCAGCGAGTCGGCGCGACGGATGGAGGTGCAGGTCGACGTCCGCCGGCACCACACCGCGCCGGAGATGCTCGGCGAGCTCGAATACACCGTCATCCGCCGCTCCCGGCAGCTGCGCAACGAGTCCCGCCAGCCGGACGCCGTGGTGCGCAGCCCGCTCGGCGAGGACCGCTCGCTGGAATTCGTGCTGCAGCAGCGGGCGTTCGATGTCTGGGCGCATGAGCAGGACCTGCGCCGGGCGCTCGGCAAGCCCGGCAATCTCGACTCCCCCGGCGCGCAGGTGACGCGCGATCTGCTGGTGACGGTGCTGCCCGGCATCGTCGCCAAGCGGGCCCAGGCGCCCGCCGATTCAGCGGTGGTCTTCGACGTCAGCGGACCGCTGGAGTTCCTGCGTACGGTCCGCATTGACGCCGAGGGCAACGCCACGATCGACGGCAGTGTCTCGCTCGGCCCGACCGTGACCCTCGCCCTGGACTGGGACACCTTCCACCGGCTGGCCTGCGGCCGGGTGCGCCCGGCGGCCGTCACCGAGCAGATCAAGATCGACGGGGACGCCGGACTGGCCGCGGCGATCCTGGACCACTTCGCGGTCACGCCGTAG
- a CDS encoding GntR family transcriptional regulator, translated as MPSASTPTAPARETAAKQPPAAERVYAHIKDAVLERRYEGGMLLTEGELADAVGVSRTPVREALLRLEVEGLIKLYPKKGALVLPVSAQEIADVVETRLLVEKHAAAKAVPASEALVGELTELLETMREQAASGDLAAVSVTDRAFHAAIVRSAGNQILDRLYEQLRDRQLRMGVAVMHAHPDRIAKNITEHAEILEALRAGDADAATEVVQRHVSWVRNLAQGEVR; from the coding sequence ATGCCCTCAGCGTCCACGCCCACCGCTCCCGCCAGAGAGACCGCCGCCAAGCAGCCGCCCGCCGCGGAGCGGGTGTACGCGCACATCAAGGACGCCGTCCTGGAACGCCGCTACGAGGGCGGCATGCTGCTCACCGAGGGTGAGCTGGCCGACGCCGTGGGGGTGTCCCGGACACCGGTGCGCGAGGCGCTGCTGCGGCTGGAGGTCGAGGGGCTGATCAAGCTTTACCCCAAGAAGGGCGCGCTGGTCCTGCCGGTCTCCGCGCAGGAGATCGCCGACGTCGTCGAGACCCGGCTGCTGGTGGAGAAGCACGCCGCGGCCAAGGCGGTGCCCGCGAGCGAGGCGCTGGTCGGCGAGCTGACCGAGCTGCTGGAGACGATGCGGGAGCAGGCAGCGTCAGGCGACCTCGCCGCCGTGTCCGTCACCGACCGCGCCTTCCACGCCGCCATCGTGCGCAGCGCCGGCAATCAGATCCTGGACCGGCTCTATGAGCAGCTGCGCGACCGTCAGCTGCGGATGGGTGTCGCGGTGATGCATGCCCACCCGGACCGGATCGCCAAGAACATCACCGAACACGCCGAGATCCTGGAGGCGCTGCGCGCCGGAGACGCGGACGCCGCGACCGAGGTCGTGCAGCGGCACGTGAGCTGGGTCCGCAACCTCGCGCAGGGGGAGGTGCGATGA
- a CDS encoding VOC family protein yields the protein MPENLSDTTPAPQVWPTLRARDARALIRFLVDAFGFEETVVHGEGERVEHAQLSWPEGGGIMLGSVKEAEDDRWPLRPGTFGGYVVTDRPDELCARARAAGAEIIAEPADTDYGSREFGVRDPEGNLWSFGTYRGEPRKA from the coding sequence ATGCCCGAGAACCTGTCCGACACCACCCCCGCACCCCAGGTATGGCCGACGCTGCGGGCCCGCGATGCCCGTGCGCTGATCCGCTTCCTGGTCGATGCGTTCGGCTTCGAGGAGACCGTGGTCCACGGGGAGGGCGAGCGTGTCGAGCACGCCCAGCTCTCCTGGCCCGAAGGCGGCGGCATCATGCTCGGCTCCGTCAAGGAAGCGGAGGATGACCGCTGGCCGCTGCGGCCCGGGACGTTCGGGGGCTATGTCGTCACCGACCGTCCCGACGAGCTGTGTGCCCGCGCCAGAGCTGCCGGGGCGGAGATCATCGCCGAGCCGGCCGACACCGACTACGGATCGCGGGAATTCGGTGTCCGCGATCCCGAGGGCAACCTCTGGTCGTTCGGTACGTATCGCGGCGAGCCGCGCAAGGCGTAG
- a CDS encoding MFS transporter — translation MAVWGIGVAVYFVAITYRTSLGVAGLDAAERFHINASALSTFSILQLLVYAGMQIPVGLLVDRLGPKKVLTLGVVLYTLGQFGFALSSSYAMALGSRALLGCGDAMTFISVLRLGSRWFPARRGPMIAQIAALVGMAGNLISTLVLARFLHSFGWTPTFAASAAGGIVVLIVLLLFLKDHPEGFEPPPASAGHTGPGFVRRQIAEAWREPGTRLGMWVHFTTQFPAMVFLLLWGLPFLVEAQGLSRGTAGELLTLVVLSNMAVGLVYGQIIARHHAARTPLALGTVGATGLMWAIVLAWPADHAPMGLLIVLCTVLGACGPASMIGFDFARPANPPERQGTASGIVNMGGFTASMTTLLAVGVLLDATGDNYRIAFASIFVLEALGVSQMLRLRRRAARRERERLVVSRVEAVHVPA, via the coding sequence ATGGCCGTCTGGGGCATCGGCGTCGCGGTCTACTTCGTCGCGATCACCTACCGCACCAGCCTCGGCGTGGCCGGGCTGGACGCCGCCGAGCGCTTCCACATCAACGCCTCGGCGCTGTCGACGTTCTCCATCCTCCAGCTGCTGGTGTACGCCGGGATGCAGATCCCGGTCGGTCTGCTGGTCGACCGGCTCGGCCCCAAGAAGGTGCTGACGCTCGGCGTGGTGCTCTACACCCTCGGCCAGTTCGGCTTTGCGCTCTCCTCGTCGTACGCCATGGCGCTCGGCTCGCGTGCGCTGCTCGGCTGCGGGGACGCGATGACCTTCATCAGCGTGCTGCGGCTGGGCTCGCGGTGGTTCCCGGCCCGCCGTGGGCCGATGATCGCCCAGATCGCCGCGCTGGTCGGGATGGCGGGCAACCTGATCTCCACACTCGTCCTCGCCCGGTTCCTGCACTCCTTCGGCTGGACCCCGACCTTCGCCGCCAGCGCGGCCGGCGGGATCGTCGTGCTGATCGTGCTGCTGCTCTTCCTCAAGGACCACCCCGAGGGCTTCGAGCCGCCGCCCGCGTCCGCCGGGCACACCGGCCCCGGGTTCGTGCGCCGGCAGATCGCGGAGGCCTGGCGGGAGCCCGGCACCCGGCTGGGCATGTGGGTGCACTTCACCACCCAGTTCCCCGCGATGGTGTTCCTGCTGCTCTGGGGCCTGCCGTTCCTCGTCGAGGCGCAGGGGCTGTCCCGCGGCACCGCCGGTGAACTGCTCACCCTCGTGGTGCTCTCCAACATGGCGGTGGGGCTGGTCTACGGCCAGATCATCGCCCGCCACCATGCTGCCCGCACCCCGCTGGCATTGGGCACGGTGGGCGCCACGGGGCTGATGTGGGCGATCGTGCTGGCCTGGCCGGCCGATCATGCGCCCATGGGGCTGCTGATCGTGCTGTGTACGGTGCTGGGCGCCTGCGGCCCCGCCTCGATGATCGGCTTCGACTTCGCGCGGCCCGCCAACCCGCCCGAGCGTCAGGGCACCGCCTCCGGCATCGTCAACATGGGCGGCTTCACCGCGTCGATGACGACCTTGCTCGCCGTCGGTGTTCTGCTGGACGCGACCGGGGACAACTACCGGATCGCCTTCGCCTCGATCTTCGTCCTGGAGGCACTCGGCGTCTCGCAGATGCTGCGGCTGCGGCGGCGTGCGGCGCGACGCGAGCGCGAACGGCTGGTCGTCAGCCGGGTCGAGGCGGTTCACGTTCCGGCGTAA
- a CDS encoding helix-turn-helix domain-containing protein encodes MDERPVACPAPPLRPYVSSYTGYRQAGLPPGRHRGLPSPRLTLIFTLDEPLTLTGHPDPGQAPGTYDTLIGGLHTRPALIAHPGRQSGIQIGLHPLGARALLGLPAGELASIDLPADAVLGRHGAELGERLRAAQGWPERFALLDAYLLRCLSREPGGSGPSPEVVRAWQLLARTRGAAPVALLADDVGWSARHLTARFRQETGLAPKTAARVIRFDRACRLLGDRARTGRPPLLADLSVRCGYFDQAHLAREFRSLAGCPPSQWLAEEFRNVQAAGGAIEER; translated from the coding sequence GTGGACGAGCGGCCGGTCGCCTGCCCCGCGCCGCCGCTCCGGCCGTACGTCAGCTCCTACACCGGATACCGGCAGGCCGGGCTGCCACCGGGCCGGCACCGTGGGCTCCCGTCGCCCCGGCTGACCCTGATCTTCACCCTCGACGAGCCGCTCACGCTGACCGGCCACCCCGATCCCGGGCAGGCCCCCGGCACCTACGACACCCTCATCGGCGGTCTGCACACCCGCCCCGCGCTGATCGCCCACCCGGGCCGTCAGTCCGGCATCCAGATCGGTCTGCATCCGCTGGGCGCCCGCGCCCTGCTGGGGCTGCCTGCCGGCGAGCTGGCGAGCATCGACCTCCCCGCGGATGCCGTCCTCGGACGGCACGGCGCGGAGCTCGGTGAGCGGCTACGAGCGGCACAGGGCTGGCCGGAGCGGTTCGCGCTGCTGGATGCCTACTTGCTGCGCTGCCTGTCGCGGGAGCCGGGCGGCTCCGGACCGTCGCCCGAAGTGGTCCGCGCCTGGCAGCTGCTGGCGCGGACCCGGGGCGCCGCACCGGTGGCCCTGCTCGCCGATGACGTCGGCTGGAGCGCGCGCCATCTGACCGCCCGCTTCCGGCAGGAGACCGGTCTGGCGCCCAAGACCGCCGCCCGGGTCATCCGCTTCGACCGGGCATGCCGGCTGCTCGGCGACCGGGCCCGTACGGGCCGCCCACCGCTGCTGGCCGATCTGTCGGTGCGCTGTGGCTACTTCGACCAGGCGCATCTCGCCCGGGAGTTCCGCTCGCTGGCCGGCTGCCCGCCCAGCCAGTGGCTCGCCGAGGAGTTCCGAAACGTCCAAGCCGCCGGGGGCGCCATCGAGGAACGCTGA
- a CDS encoding alpha-ketoacid dehydrogenase subunit beta, protein MAVFEKITIAKAINESLRASMEADPKVLVMGEDVGKLGGVFRVTDGLQKDFGEERVIDTPLAESGIVGTAIGMALRGYRPVVEIQFDGFVFPAYDQIVTQLAKMHARALGKVKVPVVIRIPYAGGIGAVEHHSESPEALFAHVAGLKIVSPSNSSDAYWMLQQAIAGDDPVIYFEPKRRYHDKSRLDTESIPDPLHKARVARTGSDLTLAAYGPMVKVCQDVANVAAEEGKSLEVVDLRSLSPIDFDTVQSSVQKTGRLVVVHEAPVFFGAGAEIAARITERCFYHLEAPVLRVGGFHSPYPPSRLEDEYLPGLDRVLDAVDRALAY, encoded by the coding sequence ATGGCCGTCTTCGAGAAGATCACCATCGCCAAGGCGATCAATGAGTCGCTGCGCGCCTCCATGGAGGCCGACCCCAAGGTCCTCGTCATGGGCGAGGACGTCGGCAAGCTCGGTGGCGTCTTCCGCGTCACCGACGGTCTGCAGAAGGACTTCGGCGAGGAGCGGGTGATCGACACCCCGCTCGCCGAGTCCGGCATCGTCGGCACCGCGATCGGTATGGCGCTGCGCGGCTACCGTCCGGTCGTCGAGATCCAGTTCGACGGCTTCGTCTTCCCCGCCTACGACCAGATCGTCACCCAGCTCGCGAAGATGCACGCCCGTGCGCTGGGCAAGGTCAAGGTGCCGGTCGTCATCCGCATCCCGTACGCGGGCGGCATCGGCGCGGTCGAGCACCACTCCGAGTCCCCCGAGGCGCTCTTCGCGCATGTCGCGGGCCTGAAGATCGTCTCTCCCTCGAACTCCTCCGACGCCTACTGGATGCTCCAGCAGGCCATCGCGGGCGACGATCCGGTCATCTACTTCGAGCCCAAGCGCCGCTACCACGACAAGTCGCGGCTGGACACCGAGTCGATCCCGGACCCGCTGCACAAGGCCCGGGTCGCCAGGACCGGCTCCGACCTCACGCTGGCCGCCTACGGTCCGATGGTCAAGGTCTGCCAGGACGTCGCCAATGTCGCGGCCGAGGAGGGCAAGTCGCTCGAGGTCGTCGACCTGCGCTCGCTCTCCCCGATCGACTTCGACACCGTGCAGTCGTCGGTGCAGAAGACCGGCCGGCTGGTGGTCGTCCACGAGGCCCCGGTCTTCTTCGGCGCGGGTGCCGAGATCGCCGCCCGGATCACCGAGCGGTGCTTCTACCACCTGGAGGCCCCGGTCCTGCGGGTCGGCGGTTTCCACTCCCCGTATCCGCCCTCCCGTCTGGAGGACGAGTACCTTCCGGGACTGGACCGGGTGCTCGACGCCGTTGATCGTGCGTTGGCGTACTGA
- a CDS encoding phosphotransferase, translating to MLRSSVVRTAATPDKDTLGSLLRHYAGAGAPLSCEPVAEGLLNHGYFLATTRGRYFLKHHLDGDRAALTRQHRATYRLAALGLPVAPPVAHTDGSTVTVLDGRCYALHPWVEGRHLGGAALTRGQSWRLGALLGLVHNALEEVMVDEPHPPRPPCADAGADPERTFETIDELLALARGARPRTSFDELAEHRLLERRALLAEQAHRRPAPGAEPPAGWVHGDFHPLNVLYRGTEPTAIVDWDRLGVQPRAEEAVRAAAIFFVRPCGTLDLAKVAAYAGAYRSACGAGAEELAAAVHRVWWERLNDFWMLTWRYQLGDRRTDPQFPAAAALAVWWTREYRAVRNAFTR from the coding sequence GTGCTGCGCTCATCTGTAGTCCGGACGGCGGCGACGCCCGACAAAGACACCCTCGGATCCCTGCTCCGCCACTACGCGGGCGCCGGTGCGCCGCTGTCCTGTGAACCCGTCGCCGAGGGCCTGCTCAACCACGGCTATTTCCTCGCCACCACCCGCGGCCGCTACTTCCTCAAGCACCACCTCGACGGCGACCGTGCCGCCCTCACCCGCCAGCACCGCGCCACCTACCGGCTCGCCGCGCTCGGCCTGCCGGTCGCCCCGCCCGTCGCCCATACGGACGGCAGCACCGTCACGGTCCTCGACGGCCGCTGCTACGCCCTGCACCCCTGGGTCGAAGGCCGCCATCTCGGCGGCGCCGCGCTGACCCGCGGCCAGTCCTGGCGGCTCGGCGCCCTGCTCGGGCTGGTGCACAACGCGCTGGAGGAGGTCATGGTGGACGAACCACATCCGCCCCGGCCGCCCTGCGCGGACGCCGGCGCCGACCCCGAGCGGACCTTCGAGACGATCGACGAGCTGCTGGCCCTGGCCCGCGGCGCCCGGCCGCGCACCAGCTTCGACGAACTCGCCGAACACCGTCTGCTGGAGCGCCGGGCCTTACTGGCGGAACAGGCGCACCGCCGCCCGGCCCCCGGCGCCGAGCCCCCGGCGGGCTGGGTGCACGGCGACTTCCACCCGCTGAATGTGCTCTACCGGGGCACGGAACCGACCGCGATCGTCGACTGGGACCGGCTGGGCGTCCAGCCGCGCGCCGAGGAGGCGGTACGCGCCGCCGCGATCTTCTTCGTACGCCCCTGCGGCACCCTGGACCTGGCCAAGGTGGCGGCGTACGCGGGTGCCTACCGCAGCGCCTGCGGAGCCGGTGCCGAGGAACTCGCGGCGGCCGTCCACCGGGTGTGGTGGGAGCGGCTGAACGACTTCTGGATGCTCACCTGGCGCTACCAGCTGGGCGACCGCCGCACCGATCCTCAGTTCCCGGCGGCGGCCGCCCTGGCCGTGTGGTGGACCCGCGAGTACCGGGCCGTACGGAACGCGTTCACCCGCTGA
- a CDS encoding GNAT family N-acetyltransferase: MSSEMIIRRYRPSDQDVVTDLWSRAARQAHPFLDGEGAGERARLLREVDLVRAENWVAERKGSVIGLLGLRVDGPGDGDGPEGGNGPGAEVGGLFVAPDAQGGGAGRELLEHAAALHGALTLEVFEGNARGRRFCAYLGFTERGRRTDEETGHLLITLERAAPLKSVGWLHLREGRLLSVRTRGNDTFYLPGGKYEPGETAREALSRELGEELGLVVPAEELSEACVIHDVAHGKNGRRLHMTCFTGGPQDIAPVPGREIAEYAWFDRQEARERCAPAHAQVVDRLVAQGRMRG; this comes from the coding sequence ATGAGCAGCGAAATGATCATCAGGCGCTATCGGCCGTCCGACCAGGACGTTGTCACCGATCTGTGGTCCCGGGCCGCGCGGCAGGCGCATCCGTTCCTCGACGGGGAGGGCGCGGGCGAACGGGCCCGGCTCCTCCGCGAGGTGGACCTCGTCCGGGCAGAGAACTGGGTGGCCGAACGGAAGGGCAGTGTCATCGGTCTGCTCGGACTGCGGGTCGACGGGCCCGGGGACGGCGACGGGCCCGAGGGCGGCAACGGGCCCGGGGCCGAGGTCGGCGGGCTGTTCGTGGCACCGGACGCCCAAGGCGGCGGAGCCGGGCGGGAGTTGCTGGAGCATGCGGCGGCGCTGCACGGCGCGCTGACCCTGGAGGTCTTCGAGGGCAACGCCCGGGGCCGACGCTTCTGCGCGTACCTGGGCTTCACGGAGCGGGGGCGCCGGACGGACGAGGAGACCGGCCATCTGCTGATCACTCTGGAGCGCGCCGCGCCGCTGAAGTCGGTGGGCTGGCTGCATCTGCGGGAGGGGCGGCTGCTGAGCGTACGGACGCGGGGGAACGACACCTTCTATCTCCCGGGCGGCAAGTACGAGCCCGGGGAGACCGCACGGGAGGCGCTGTCGCGCGAGCTCGGTGAGGAACTCGGCCTGGTGGTGCCCGCCGAGGAGCTGTCGGAGGCATGTGTCATCCATGACGTCGCCCACGGGAAGAACGGGCGCCGGCTGCATATGACCTGCTTCACCGGCGGGCCCCAGGACATCGCACCGGTCCCCGGCCGGGAGATCGCCGAATACGCCTGGTTCGACCGTCAGGAAGCGCGGGAGCGCTGTGCGCCCGCCCATGCGCAGGTCGTGGACCGGTTGGTCGCGCAGGGGCGGATGCGGGGCTGA
- a CDS encoding dihydrolipoamide acetyltransferase family protein: MTASTAKAQRFREFKMPDVGEGLTEAEILKWYVQPGDTVTDGQVVCEVETAKAAVELPIPYDGVVHELNFGEGVTVDVGTVIISVDTDPGAGPATAPAPAPEQAPQDAAKDEEEAEPQGRQAVLVGYGAAPSSTKRRARKPQAGVPAQQEPVSAALQAELNGRTAPAPAAPAAPAAPVAPVANGAAAGAVGRPLAKPPVRKLAKDLGIDLATVAPTGPDGIITREDVHAAAAPAAAPAPAEVPGPAPVAEAVAPAGVVDAAARERRVPVKGVRKATAQAMVSSAFTAPHVTEFITVDVTRTMKLVQELKQDPDMAGLRVNPLLLVAKAFLVAIRRHPEVNAAWDEARQEIVYKDYVNLGIAAATPRGLIVPNIKDAGAKTLPQLAGELGDLVATAREGKTSPAAMTGGTVTITNVGVFGVDTGTPILNPGESAILAFGAVKLQPWVHKGKVKARQVTTLALSFDHRLIDGELGSKLLADVAAVLERPKRLITWG, translated from the coding sequence ATGACTGCAAGTACCGCCAAGGCCCAGCGCTTCCGCGAGTTCAAGATGCCCGACGTCGGCGAGGGGCTGACCGAGGCCGAGATCCTCAAGTGGTACGTCCAGCCGGGCGACACCGTCACCGACGGCCAGGTCGTCTGTGAGGTCGAGACCGCCAAGGCCGCCGTCGAACTGCCCATTCCCTATGACGGGGTGGTGCACGAGCTGAACTTCGGCGAGGGCGTCACCGTCGATGTCGGCACCGTGATCATCTCCGTGGACACCGACCCCGGTGCCGGGCCCGCCACGGCTCCGGCACCGGCGCCGGAGCAGGCGCCGCAGGACGCCGCCAAGGACGAGGAGGAGGCCGAGCCGCAGGGCCGGCAGGCGGTGCTGGTCGGCTACGGTGCCGCGCCGTCCTCGACCAAGCGCCGGGCACGCAAGCCCCAGGCCGGCGTTCCGGCCCAGCAGGAGCCCGTGAGCGCCGCGCTCCAGGCGGAGCTGAACGGGCGGACGGCGCCCGCACCGGCCGCACCGGCTGCACCGGCCGCTCCCGTGGCTCCGGTCGCGAACGGTGCAGCTGCCGGGGCCGTCGGCCGGCCGCTGGCCAAGCCGCCGGTGCGCAAGCTTGCCAAGGATCTCGGGATCGATCTGGCGACGGTCGCCCCCACCGGGCCGGACGGCATCATCACCCGCGAGGACGTCCATGCGGCCGCCGCTCCGGCGGCGGCGCCCGCCCCGGCCGAGGTTCCCGGTCCGGCCCCCGTCGCCGAGGCGGTCGCCCCGGCCGGTGTCGTCGACGCCGCCGCCCGTGAGCGGCGGGTGCCGGTCAAGGGCGTACGCAAGGCCACCGCGCAGGCGATGGTCTCCAGCGCCTTCACCGCGCCGCATGTCACGGAGTTCATCACCGTCGATGTGACCCGCACGATGAAGCTGGTCCAGGAGCTCAAGCAGGACCCGGACATGGCGGGGCTGCGCGTCAACCCGCTGCTGCTCGTCGCCAAGGCCTTCCTGGTGGCCATCAGGCGCCACCCGGAGGTCAATGCGGCCTGGGACGAGGCGCGTCAGGAGATCGTCTACAAGGACTATGTGAACCTCGGGATCGCGGCGGCCACCCCACGCGGGCTGATCGTCCCGAACATCAAGGACGCCGGAGCCAAGACGCTGCCCCAGCTCGCCGGGGAACTGGGCGATCTGGTCGCCACCGCCCGCGAGGGCAAGACCTCGCCGGCGGCGATGACCGGTGGCACGGTCACCATCACCAACGTCGGCGTCTTCGGCGTCGACACCGGTACGCCGATCCTCAACCCGGGGGAGTCGGCGATCCTCGCCTTCGGTGCGGTCAAGCTCCAGCCGTGGGTCCACAAGGGCAAGGTGAAGGCGCGTCAGGTCACCACCCTCGCGCTGTCCTTCGACCACCGGCTGATCGACGGCGAGCTGGGCTCCAAGCTGCTCGCGGATGTCGCGGCGGTGCTGGAGCGGCCCAAGCGGCTCATCACCTGGGGATGA
- the pdhA gene encoding pyruvate dehydrogenase (acetyl-transferring) E1 component subunit alpha, whose translation MTVEGTAQRKNARGSSKRTTAKKATSAKKASPAKARNSGRPDQAEQDQLVQLLTPEGKRVEHPDYSIDLSAEELRGLYRDMVLTRKFDAEATTLQRQGELGLWASLLGQEAAQIGSGRALRDDDYVFPTYREHGVAWCRGVDPTNLLGMFRGVNHGGWDPNTNNFHLYTIVIGSQTLHATGYAMGVQKDGADSAVIAYFGDGASSQGDVAESFTFSAVYNAPVVFFCQNNQWAISEPTEKQTRVPLYQRARGFGFPGVRVDGNDVLACLAVTKAALERARTGQGPMLIEAFTYRMGAHTTSDDPTKYRADEERAAWEAKDPILRLRTYLEAEGIVDEAYLASIDEESEALGKRVRDAVRAMPDPDTMAIFENVYADGHALVDEERAQFAAYQASFADADLVAEGN comes from the coding sequence GTGACCGTGGAAGGCACTGCGCAGCGGAAAAACGCCCGCGGCAGCAGCAAGCGCACCACCGCCAAAAAGGCGACGTCGGCGAAGAAGGCGTCCCCGGCCAAGGCCCGGAACTCCGGCCGGCCCGACCAGGCGGAGCAGGATCAGCTCGTACAACTGCTGACGCCCGAAGGTAAGCGGGTCGAGCACCCGGATTACTCGATCGATCTTTCCGCAGAAGAACTGCGCGGGCTCTACCGCGACATGGTCCTGACGCGGAAGTTCGATGCCGAGGCGACCACCCTCCAGCGCCAGGGCGAACTGGGCCTGTGGGCCTCGCTGCTGGGCCAGGAAGCCGCCCAGATCGGCTCCGGCCGCGCGCTGCGCGACGACGACTACGTCTTCCCGACCTACCGCGAGCACGGTGTGGCATGGTGCCGCGGAGTCGACCCGACGAACCTGCTGGGCATGTTCCGCGGTGTCAATCACGGCGGCTGGGATCCCAACACCAACAACTTCCACCTCTACACCATCGTCATCGGCTCGCAGACTCTGCATGCGACCGGCTATGCGATGGGTGTGCAGAAGGACGGCGCGGATTCCGCGGTCATCGCCTATTTCGGTGACGGCGCTTCCAGCCAGGGCGATGTCGCGGAATCCTTCACCTTCTCCGCGGTCTACAACGCCCCGGTCGTGTTCTTCTGCCAGAACAACCAATGGGCGATTTCCGAACCCACCGAGAAGCAGACCCGGGTGCCGCTCTACCAGCGCGCCCGTGGCTTCGGATTCCCCGGCGTACGGGTCGACGGCAATGACGTACTGGCCTGTCTGGCGGTGACCAAGGCGGCGCTGGAGCGGGCACGCACCGGCCAGGGCCCGATGCTCATCGAGGCGTTCACCTACCGCATGGGCGCGCACACCACCTCCGACGACCCGACGAAGTACCGGGCGGACGAGGAGCGGGCGGCCTGGGAGGCCAAGGACCCGATCCTGCGGCTGCGGACGTATCTGGAGGCCGAGGGCATCGTCGACGAGGCCTATCTCGCCTCGATCGACGAGGAGAGCGAGGCCCTGGGCAAGCGGGTCCGCGATGCCGTACGCGCCATGCCCGACCCGGACACCATGGCGATCTTCGAGAATGTCTATGCCGACGGGCATGCGCTCGTCGATGAGGAGCGCGCGCAGTTCGCCGCGTACCAGGCGTCGTTCGCCGACGCCGATCTTGTCGCGGAGGGGAACTGA
- a CDS encoding response regulator: MREDGKITVFLLDDHEVVRRGVHEMLSVEDDIEVVGEAGTAADALVRIPATRPDVAVLDVRLPDGSGVEVCREIRSQDEDINCLMLTSFADDEALFDAIMAGAAGYVLKAIRGNELLSAVREVAAGKSLLDPVATARVLERLRDGNSAKGDDRLASLTDQERRILDLIGEGMTNRAIGERLHLAEKTIKNYVSSLLSKLGMERRSQAAAYVARMQAERH; the protein is encoded by the coding sequence GTGCGCGAAGACGGAAAAATCACGGTATTCCTACTCGATGACCACGAAGTTGTCCGGCGTGGCGTCCACGAAATGCTGTCGGTCGAGGACGACATCGAGGTGGTCGGGGAGGCGGGTACTGCCGCAGATGCCCTGGTCAGGATCCCGGCGACCCGTCCGGACGTCGCGGTGCTCGATGTCCGGCTGCCCGACGGGAGCGGTGTCGAGGTCTGCCGCGAGATCCGTTCACAGGATGAGGACATCAACTGCCTGATGCTCACCTCGTTCGCGGATGACGAGGCCCTCTTCGATGCGATCATGGCCGGTGCGGCCGGTTATGTCCTCAAGGCCATTCGAGGGAACGAACTGCTCTCGGCGGTACGCGAGGTGGCCGCCGGGAAGTCACTGCTCGACCCCGTGGCCACCGCCCGGGTGCTGGAGCGGCTGCGCGACGGCAACTCCGCGAAGGGCGACGACCGGCTGGCGAGCCTCACCGACCAGGAGCGCAGGATCCTCGATCTGATCGGCGAGGGAATGACCAATCGCGCCATCGGTGAGCGGCTCCATCTCGCGGAGAAAACGATCAAGAATTACGTCTCCAGTCTGCTTTCCAAACTCGGAATGGAGCGCCGCTCCCAGGCCGCCGCCTATGTCGCCCGTATGCAGGCGGAACGGCACTGA